A genome region from candidate division KSB1 bacterium includes the following:
- a CDS encoding V-type ATP synthase subunit K (produces ATP from ADP in the presence of a proton gradient across the membrane; the K subunit is a nonenzymatic component which binds the dimeric form by interacting with the G and E subunits) yields the protein MIEGLGDMNLSLALAAIGSALGTGVAGISAVGAWKKAFSQNKAAPFILVAFVGAPLSQTIYGMILRNAILEVNAGPESYGWMCLLGGIAGLAMGMSSYMQGKAGAKACDALTETGKGFGNYIMVVGVIETVALFVMVFAMTALPA from the coding sequence ATGATCGAAGGATTGGGTGATATGAATCTATCCCTGGCGTTGGCCGCTATCGGATCCGCTCTGGGTACGGGTGTGGCTGGTATTTCTGCCGTGGGAGCATGGAAGAAAGCTTTTTCGCAAAATAAAGCAGCGCCGTTTATTCTTGTAGCATTCGTCGGTGCACCCCTGTCCCAGACTATTTACGGTATGATCTTGAGAAATGCTATTCTGGAAGTCAATGCCGGTCCGGAATCCTACGGATGGATGTGTCTGCTGGGCGGAATCGCCGGTCTCGCTATGGGAATGTCTTCTTATATGCAGGGTAAAGCCGGAGCCAAAGCCTGTGACGCTTTGACGGAAACAGGCAAGGGGTTTGGTAATTATATTATGGTCGTCGGTGTTATCGAGACCGTGGCCCTGTTCGTTATGGTGTTCGCCATGACGGCGCTTCCCGCATAA
- a CDS encoding cation:proton antiporter — MNLFDIWLNFIGFFHDSIVLSLGILLFCGFFIGKLFEKLKLPALTGYIVSGLLLGESITGVIHANMSSNLTHITEIALGFIALTIGGEFSIAKMKRTGTRILMLTLFESLFAFAAVTAAMLLLGFRYEIALILGSISAATAPAATVVIIKELRARGDFVDHLYGVVAFDDAVCVILFGIVFAAVSPQLGGAAVHASVWIGLAHALWEVILSILLGLAGGIITHVLTIRRKHANEILLVSLALMFIVSALAATLHASPLLATMAMGATLINISHKNQRIFSYLEPLTPPIFAMFFILAGTEMHVQVLAHAAVMGAGFVYLLSRFAGKSAGILTAGLLTHTPAHIRRNLGFCLFPQAGVAIGLALFVQNSPVAVQAAPHLKASFMMIVNIILLSVFINELIGPAISRFGIKRGMDL, encoded by the coding sequence ATGAACCTGTTCGATATCTGGCTGAATTTTATTGGGTTTTTCCATGACAGTATTGTACTCAGCCTCGGAATCCTGCTGTTTTGCGGTTTTTTTATCGGAAAGCTGTTTGAAAAACTAAAGTTACCGGCGTTGACCGGGTATATTGTCTCGGGTCTTTTGCTGGGAGAATCCATTACCGGCGTGATCCACGCCAACATGAGCAGCAATCTGACTCATATCACGGAAATTGCGCTCGGTTTTATCGCCTTGACGATCGGCGGCGAATTCAGTATTGCCAAGATGAAACGCACCGGCACCCGGATTCTGATGCTGACCCTGTTTGAATCGCTGTTCGCCTTTGCCGCGGTCACGGCAGCGATGCTGTTGCTCGGATTCCGGTACGAGATCGCTTTGATCTTGGGGAGTATATCCGCCGCGACGGCCCCGGCGGCTACGGTGGTGATCATTAAGGAACTGCGCGCCCGAGGTGATTTTGTCGATCATTTGTACGGGGTCGTTGCCTTTGACGACGCTGTTTGTGTGATCCTTTTTGGGATTGTTTTCGCGGCCGTTAGTCCGCAGCTCGGCGGCGCTGCGGTGCATGCCAGTGTTTGGATCGGTCTGGCACATGCCTTGTGGGAAGTCATTCTCTCCATACTGCTCGGACTCGCTGGAGGGATTATTACGCATGTCTTGACTATCCGGCGCAAGCACGCCAATGAAATACTGCTGGTGTCACTGGCTCTGATGTTCATTGTTTCGGCTTTGGCCGCTACGCTACATGCATCACCCCTGTTGGCCACCATGGCCATGGGCGCCACGCTGATCAATATATCGCATAAAAATCAGCGTATTTTCAGTTATCTCGAACCTCTGACGCCTCCGATTTTTGCCATGTTCTTTATTCTGGCCGGAACCGAAATGCATGTGCAAGTACTGGCGCACGCTGCGGTAATGGGGGCAGGCTTTGTTTATTTGCTGTCGCGGTTTGCGGGCAAATCAGCCGGAATTTTGACAGCCGGACTGTTGACCCATACACCGGCGCATATTCGCCGGAATTTGGGATTCTGTCTTTTTCCGCAGGCCGGGGTTGCTATCGGCCTGGCGTTGTTTGTACAAAATTCGCCGGTTGCCGTCCAGGCTGCGCCGCACTTGAAAGCATCCTTTATGATGATTGTCAACATCATCCTGTTGAGTGTATTTATCAATGAACTGATTGGTCCGGCCATTTCACGGTTCGGCATTAAACGCGGCATGGACCTTTAA
- a CDS encoding PTS sugar transporter subunit IIA: MDIIQFLKQDACSVSLSSRHKKECVRELAQILSRVLPDIPAENLNAAFMEREEQGSTAFENGVAIPHARIKELDSFYVGIALSRKGVDFQSMTANARIFSFLWSVRQPNRMSFSACSRRFLWWPKTQVPGVT; the protein is encoded by the coding sequence ATGGATATCATTCAATTTTTAAAACAGGACGCCTGTTCGGTGTCTCTGTCGTCCCGGCATAAAAAAGAATGTGTGCGGGAGTTGGCGCAAATCCTTAGCCGGGTTCTCCCCGACATCCCGGCGGAAAACCTGAACGCGGCGTTTATGGAGCGCGAGGAGCAGGGCTCGACGGCGTTCGAGAACGGCGTTGCCATACCGCATGCCCGTATCAAAGAACTTGATTCATTTTATGTTGGCATTGCGCTGTCCCGAAAAGGGGTCGATTTTCAAAGTATGACGGCAAACGCACGCATCTTTTCTTTTCTCTGGTCGGTCCGCCAGCCCAATCGAATGAGTTTCTCCGCCTGCTCGCGCAGATTTCTCTGGTGGCCAAAAACTCAGGTGCCCGGCGTGACCTGA
- a CDS encoding ATP-binding cassette domain-containing protein codes for MAQFSLYQFQYFDIQPLTLNLNPHQCLGLAGPSGSGKTRLLRSLADLEPFKGDMHLDGVSYQDYKPPEWRRRVGLLPAESQWWHDSVGEHFSAWNKDLLLQLGFAPDVMRWSISRLSSGEKKRLSLLRLLANQPDVLLLDEPTSNLDPGFVEKVELLLLDYKKTHAVVCLWVSHDRAQLQRLTDRVWEIRDKRWREVQI; via the coding sequence ATGGCACAATTTTCACTTTATCAATTTCAATATTTTGATATTCAGCCGCTCACTCTGAACCTGAATCCTCACCAGTGTCTGGGACTTGCCGGACCGTCCGGTTCGGGAAAAACCCGTCTGCTGCGGTCTCTGGCGGACCTGGAGCCGTTCAAGGGTGATATGCATCTCGATGGCGTATCCTATCAGGATTACAAGCCGCCGGAATGGCGCAGACGTGTGGGGCTGCTGCCAGCCGAAAGCCAGTGGTGGCATGACAGTGTCGGAGAGCATTTCAGCGCCTGGAACAAAGATTTGCTTCTGCAATTGGGATTTGCACCGGATGTCATGCGCTGGAGTATCAGCCGTTTGTCCAGCGGTGAAAAAAAACGGCTGTCGTTGTTGCGGCTGCTCGCCAACCAGCCGGATGTTCTGCTGTTAGACGAACCAACCTCAAATCTGGACCCGGGTTTTGTTGAAAAGGTTGAATTGCTGTTGCTGGATTATAAAAAGACACACGCGGTGGTCTGTCTGTGGGTCAGTCATGACCGGGCGCAGCTGCAGCGGTTAACCGATCGGGTGTGGGAAATCCGTGACAAGCGATGGCGGGAGGTGCAGATATGA
- a CDS encoding DUF1640 domain-containing protein: MAKVAIVEKPLREKLGEKGSQSLINLMNVSKEEQKQEMLTFVEEKFEHRLTTETGNVNERITKETGEIKLAISQTEQRLDNRITIEISKVNERMTEEIGKVNERMTEEIGKVNERLTEEVGKVNERLTEEIGKVNERMTEEVGKVNERMTEEVGKVNVTIADVEKRLDSKIEHTRADLIKWMFIFWIGQIGAIMGLLFAFFK; the protein is encoded by the coding sequence ATGGCAAAAGTTGCTATCGTTGAAAAACCGTTAAGAGAAAAGCTGGGTGAAAAAGGCTCTCAAAGTCTCATTAACTTGATGAATGTAAGTAAAGAAGAACAAAAACAAGAGATGCTGACGTTTGTTGAGGAAAAATTTGAGCATCGCTTGACCACAGAAACCGGAAATGTGAATGAGCGCATCACTAAAGAAACAGGAGAGATCAAGCTTGCAATATCTCAAACAGAACAGCGTCTGGATAATCGGATCACTATAGAAATATCCAAAGTCAATGAGCGCATGACGGAAGAAATCGGCAAGGTCAATGAGCGCATGACGGAAGAAATCGGCAAGGTCAATGAGCGCCTGACGGAAGAAGTCGGCAAGGTCAATGAGCGCCTGACGGAAGAAATCGGCAAAGTCAATGAGCGCATGACGGAAGAAGTCGGCAAGGTCAATGAGCGTATGACGGAAGAAGTCGGCAAGGTTAATGTGACAATTGCCGATGTAGAAAAACGCCTTGACTCCAAAATTGAGCATACCCGCGCCGACCTCATCAAGTGGATGTTTATTTTCTGGATCGGTCAGATTGGTGCGATTATGGGGTTGTTGTTTGCTTTTTTTAAATAA
- a CDS encoding PP2C family protein-serine/threonine phosphatase, whose protein sequence is MDYYSDYAVLGCYCANCGHPPLLHYDEKRATLSLLRTGNPALGLSAQSEYSQDRISISAGDIFLFYSGGLPETVDADGREFSQDQLQRLVLSYADQDPEEIYSHLIITIAQYRSGSAQLNDITVLITKVQVR, encoded by the coding sequence GTGGATTATTACTCTGATTATGCTGTTCTCGGTTGCTATTGTGCAAACTGCGGTCATCCGCCGCTGCTGCATTATGATGAAAAGCGTGCAACCCTCTCATTGCTTCGCACAGGGAATCCGGCCCTGGGTTTGTCGGCTCAGAGTGAGTATTCTCAAGACCGCATTTCAATCTCAGCCGGTGACATATTCCTGTTTTACAGCGGCGGCTTGCCAGAAACGGTGGATGCCGATGGCCGCGAATTTTCTCAGGATCAGCTGCAGCGCCTTGTCCTAAGTTACGCGGATCAGGACCCTGAGGAGATTTATTCACATCTGATCATCACAATTGCCCAATACAGATCCGGCAGCGCTCAGCTAAATGATATCACTGTATTAATCACCAAGGTACAGGTCCGGTAA
- a CDS encoding LytTR family DNA-binding domain-containing protein, whose protein sequence is MNICIIEDEQHAADRLEELIQSVEPGADIAAKLPSVEKSVQWLKENTTDLIFLDIQLSDGLCFSIFEQIKVTAPVIFTTAFDQYAMRAFELYSIDYLLKPIRKADIQKSLDKYRSMQTIMQPDLAKLMAAFGPQTEYKKRFLIKTGDRITTVNTKDAAFFYAMDKCLFLTTFKKQNYIIDYTLDKLQEILDPDPFFRINRKMIIQYSAIKDMIIYSRSRYKVDLQPQAPSIEYAIVSGERMPEFRKWIDK, encoded by the coding sequence ATGAACATTTGTATTATCGAAGACGAACAGCATGCGGCCGACCGTCTGGAAGAACTGATCCAGAGCGTGGAACCGGGCGCTGATATTGCCGCCAAACTGCCGTCGGTGGAAAAATCAGTACAATGGCTCAAAGAAAATACAACGGATTTGATCTTTCTGGACATCCAGTTATCCGACGGGTTGTGTTTTTCCATCTTTGAACAGATCAAGGTCACGGCCCCGGTGATCTTTACTACCGCTTTTGATCAATACGCCATGCGCGCATTCGAACTCTACAGCATTGATTATCTGCTCAAACCCATCCGCAAAGCTGATATTCAAAAAAGTCTGGACAAATACCGGTCCATGCAGACCATCATGCAGCCGGACCTGGCCAAACTCATGGCCGCGTTTGGGCCGCAGACGGAGTATAAGAAACGATTTCTCATCAAAACCGGCGACCGCATCACCACAGTGAACACCAAAGACGCCGCTTTTTTCTATGCAATGGATAAATGTTTGTTTCTGACCACGTTCAAAAAGCAAAACTATATCATCGATTACACCCTGGATAAACTGCAGGAAATTCTGGACCCGGACCCGTTTTTCCGCATCAACCGCAAAATGATCATTCAGTACAGCGCCATCAAAGACATGATCATTTACAGCCGGTCGCGCTACAAAGTCGATTTGCAGCCGCAGGCGCCGTCCATAGAATACGCCATTGTCAGCGGCGAGCGTATGCCGGAGTTTCGCAAGTGGATTGATAAATAA
- a CDS encoding histidine kinase, translated as MYKHLSGYVVLTGWTQFALTWLTGTGLTVLVMSVILLTDLKIIQSLNTRLNWSQHVLLRISTETAAAMLSGAFFGALFTAISETLFGYTEPLGEVFLYNALIGAVTNLIMIAVLESVLFYKQHQEEKLRAETLERENLGMRFELLKRQLDPHFLFNSLNVLSSLINRDTATAQDFVDEFSAIYRYTLDVIDEPLVTVERELDFIRSYMFLQQQRFGSAVRLSIEADENAMHSLLPPLAVQVLVENALKHNIVTDEQPLTIRIVSRDNTLLVVNTLQRKSGSSSGKQIGFENLKHRYHLIAGKLPEVMITEQDYQVNLPLIEPDES; from the coding sequence GTGTACAAACATCTCAGCGGCTATGTGGTGCTAACGGGCTGGACTCAATTTGCACTCACCTGGCTCACCGGAACCGGCCTGACCGTACTGGTCATGAGCGTCATTCTGCTGACGGATCTTAAAATTATCCAGTCGCTGAATACGCGGCTGAACTGGTCGCAACACGTTCTGCTGCGCATATCGACAGAAACGGCTGCCGCCATGCTCTCCGGCGCATTTTTCGGTGCATTGTTTACCGCAATCTCTGAAACCCTGTTCGGCTATACCGAACCGCTGGGTGAAGTATTTCTGTACAATGCTCTGATCGGCGCGGTGACCAATCTGATCATGATCGCGGTGCTGGAATCCGTATTGTTTTACAAACAGCACCAGGAAGAAAAACTGCGGGCAGAAACATTAGAGCGCGAAAACCTGGGCATGCGCTTTGAGCTTTTGAAACGCCAGCTCGATCCGCATTTCCTGTTCAACAGTCTCAATGTTCTGTCGTCCCTGATCAACCGGGATACAGCAACTGCTCAGGATTTTGTGGACGAATTTTCAGCGATTTACCGCTATACCCTTGATGTCATTGACGAACCCCTGGTGACGGTCGAACGGGAACTGGACTTTATCCGCTCCTATATGTTTCTTCAGCAGCAGCGGTTCGGTTCGGCTGTGCGATTGAGTATCGAGGCGGACGAAAATGCAATGCATAGTCTGCTGCCGCCGCTGGCGGTGCAGGTTCTGGTGGAAAACGCATTGAAACATAATATTGTAACCGATGAACAGCCTTTGACGATCCGGATCGTCAGCCGGGACAACACACTGCTGGTGGTAAACACATTGCAGCGCAAGTCCGGCAGTTCATCAGGAAAACAAATCGGATTTGAAAATTTAAAGCACCGTTATCATCTGATTGCCGGTAAACTGCCGGAGGTCATGATTACGGAACAGGATTATCAAGTCAATTTGCCATTAATCGAACCGGATGAATCATGA
- a CDS encoding DUF1566 domain-containing protein: MNWQEALVWVKDKNAENYLGYSDWRLPNAKELQSIVDYERSSSEPSSPAISLLFSVPVIEDEEGNKDYPFYWTSTTHVENQGGNKAVYISFGRVLGFMEMLAGSGNYTLTDVHGAGAQRSDPKQGDPAEYPYGHGPQGDVIRIYNYVRPVRNISSTATDVDQSAIPTGFRLYQNVPNPFNPVTTLAFNLDQSGQTRLTIYNLIGQEIEILVDARLPAGVHRYRWDAGNQPAGMCFCRLSFASQQQVRRMLLVK; this comes from the coding sequence ATGAACTGGCAGGAGGCGCTCGTCTGGGTGAAAGACAAAAATGCGGAAAATTATCTGGGTTATTCCGACTGGCGTCTGCCCAATGCCAAAGAACTGCAGAGCATTGTCGATTACGAACGCTCGTCGTCAGAGCCAAGTTCGCCCGCAATCTCTCTATTATTTTCCGTGCCGGTGATTGAGGATGAGGAGGGGAATAAAGATTATCCGTTTTACTGGACCTCGACCACGCATGTGGAAAACCAGGGAGGAAATAAAGCTGTGTATATCAGTTTCGGGCGCGTGCTCGGATTTATGGAAATGCTGGCGGGTTCCGGCAATTATACTCTGACGGATGTGCACGGCGCCGGGGCTCAGCGCAGTGATCCCAAGCAGGGCGATCCTGCCGAGTATCCCTACGGCCACGGACCCCAGGGCGATGTGATCCGCATTTATAATTATGTACGGCCGGTGCGCAATATCAGCAGTACCGCCACCGATGTCGATCAGTCCGCGATCCCGACCGGATTTCGGCTTTATCAGAATGTTCCGAATCCGTTCAATCCGGTCACCACTCTGGCTTTTAATCTGGATCAGAGTGGGCAAACTCGATTGACGATATACAATCTGATCGGGCAAGAGATTGAAATTCTGGTGGATGCCCGGCTGCCGGCGGGCGTGCACCGCTATCGATGGGACGCCGGTAATCAACCGGCCGGGATGTGTTTCTGTCGTTTGAGTTTCGCATCGCAACAGCAGGTCCGGCGTATGCTGCTGGTCAAATAA